The following proteins are encoded in a genomic region of Phycisphaerae bacterium:
- the nuoF gene encoding NADH-quinone oxidoreductase subunit NuoF gives MPKYEPVLLRNLGVENIRSLKTYQSRGGYETARKVLTTLTPDAVIETVKASGLRGRGGAGFPCGMKWSFLPPNREVTYLCVNADESEPGTFCNRVLMEEDPHQLLEGILISGYATRTTTAYIYMRVEFHEQFHILQKALDEAYAAGFFGKNIFGTPFSMNCYIHRGAGAYVCGEETGLIESLEGKRGWPRIKPPFPAIEGLFRRPTVVNNVETLCCVVHIFERGAEWFKSIGTEGSAGPKLYTLSGPVNRPGCFEAPLGLSCRELIFGDDYGRGMKDGKRVKGCIPGGLSVGVLTEAELDCKLDFDDVRKYGLLGLGTAGAIVIPHDADIRQVLANITRFYSSESCGQCTQCREGTNWAYKIALRIALGAGRMTDLDLLEEITTNMGMMPGLSICGLPDGACFPIRTIVRKFRAEFEDHIRKQEPHRVETVLKRLNPATYELPILGAR, from the coding sequence ATGCCAAAATATGAACCCGTCCTGCTCAGGAATCTCGGCGTCGAAAACATCCGGTCTCTCAAGACCTACCAGTCGCGCGGCGGATACGAAACCGCCAGGAAAGTCCTCACCACCCTGACGCCCGATGCCGTTATTGAGACAGTCAAGGCGAGCGGCCTGCGCGGCCGTGGCGGCGCCGGTTTTCCCTGCGGCATGAAATGGTCATTCCTGCCACCCAACCGCGAAGTGACATACCTCTGTGTCAACGCAGATGAATCGGAACCGGGCACCTTTTGCAATCGCGTGCTGATGGAGGAAGACCCGCACCAACTGCTCGAGGGCATTCTTATCTCCGGCTATGCGACTCGCACGACCACCGCATATATCTACATGCGAGTCGAATTCCACGAGCAGTTCCACATCCTCCAGAAAGCCCTCGACGAAGCCTACGCCGCCGGTTTCTTCGGCAAGAACATCTTCGGCACCCCCTTCTCCATGAACTGCTACATCCATCGCGGCGCGGGCGCCTACGTCTGCGGCGAGGAGACCGGCCTCATCGAAAGCCTTGAAGGCAAGCGGGGGTGGCCGCGGATCAAGCCGCCCTTCCCAGCCATTGAAGGTCTCTTCCGCCGCCCCACCGTCGTCAACAACGTCGAAACCCTCTGCTGCGTCGTTCACATCTTCGAACGCGGCGCGGAATGGTTCAAATCCATCGGCACCGAAGGCTCCGCCGGGCCGAAGCTCTACACCCTCAGCGGCCCGGTCAACCGCCCTGGATGTTTTGAAGCGCCCCTCGGTCTTTCATGCCGGGAACTTATTTTCGGCGACGACTACGGCCGCGGCATGAAAGACGGCAAGCGCGTGAAAGGCTGTATCCCCGGCGGGCTGTCGGTTGGCGTTCTCACGGAAGCCGAGCTCGACTGCAAGCTCGACTTCGACGATGTCCGCAAGTACGGCCTGCTCGGTCTCGGCACCGCCGGCGCGATCGTCATTCCCCACGATGCCGACATCCGCCAGGTGCTGGCCAACATCACGCGGTTCTACAGTTCCGAAAGCTGCGGCCAGTGCACCCAGTGCCGCGAGGGCACCAACTGGGCCTACAAGATCGCGTTGCGCATCGCCCTTGGCGCCGGCCGCATGACAGACCTGGACCTGCTCGAAGAGATCACGACCAACATGGGCATGATGCCCGGCCTCTCGATCTGCGGCCTGCCGGACGGCGCCTGCTTCCCCATCCGCACCATCGTCCGGAAGTTCCGCGCCGAATTCGAAGACCACATCCGCAAGCAGGAACCCCACCGGGTGGAGACCGTCCTCAAACGCCTGAACCCGGCGACGTACGAGTTGCCGATTCTGGGGGCTCGCTGA
- a CDS encoding DUF4258 domain-containing protein — protein MRELIRTGQYIATTHALDEMEADGLIIFDVEHCILAGRILVRQKDRMTGEWKYVVEGPALDHKLIHVVAKIGPTGKLIIITVYRV, from the coding sequence ATGCGAGAGTTGATCCGTACCGGTCAATACATCGCCACAACCCACGCGCTCGACGAGATGGAAGCCGACGGCCTCATCATTTTCGATGTCGAGCATTGCATCCTGGCTGGCCGAATTCTGGTGCGCCAGAAGGATCGCATGACCGGAGAGTGGAAATACGTGGTGGAAGGGCCGGCGCTCGACCACAAGCTTATTCACGTCGTTGCAAAAATCGGGCCCACCGGTAAGCTGATCATTATCACGGTCTATCGGGTGTAA
- a CDS encoding type II toxin-antitoxin system MqsA family antitoxin: MVCDICGNKKARVRRITRSFGRGRSTFLIENVPVVSCPSCGESYLTAATLKEIERIRLHWRELAVDTNIPLAKFEGAA, from the coding sequence ATGGTGTGCGACATCTGTGGAAACAAGAAGGCCCGCGTCCGCCGAATCACGCGCAGCTTCGGTCGCGGCCGCTCGACGTTTCTGATCGAAAACGTGCCGGTCGTTTCCTGCCCATCCTGCGGCGAAAGCTACCTGACGGCCGCCACGCTGAAGGAAATCGAGCGCATCCGCCTCCACTGGCGCGAGCTGGCGGTCGATACCAACATCCCATTGGCGAAGTTCGAGGGCGCGGCCTGA
- a CDS encoding FRG domain-containing protein — protein sequence MPDAASAALCLHLDQEISLQACGCPKVYRGQADVDGWTIQPSIDRFMKSDVREHLRQLYAATIFALVLYEINWYASERFEKAWHLDQNTAMSMARHHGFASPLIDFTTDPSLAVIMAHKQAVCGNAEFACVYSFEVDNDEFKFTSTIPPPPMLRSARQHAVYYSSQVPGDEPNIGGSYKIRFPASSKMLGDTALLRDSKETDIFHADPLLSRLELIVRDLMRTMPVAAISYESAELANPKMVPDSLKQFAKSILLTLVDEKLLSDEDGRFRYCSPDEATREWFLVVTDILHSLLGVQWHDAGKFSFRSSMINRFVRDNWITVQIYLYIFMTRCRGTPLESLKTIIKPLNTRILEISDGRCGVIDRELIMEGATLEIGKGITWNKVER from the coding sequence GTGCCCGACGCAGCGAGTGCCGCCCTCTGCTTACACCTTGACCAGGAAATCTCTCTTCAGGCGTGCGGCTGTCCAAAGGTCTACCGTGGTCAGGCTGACGTGGATGGATGGACAATTCAACCCAGTATTGATCGCTTCATGAAGTCAGACGTACGGGAGCATCTTAGGCAGTTATATGCAGCTACTATATTCGCTCTCGTGCTGTACGAAATAAATTGGTATGCGTCAGAAAGGTTCGAGAAGGCATGGCACTTGGACCAAAATACCGCAATGTCGATGGCACGACATCACGGATTCGCGTCGCCGCTAATTGACTTCACCACTGACCCTTCCTTAGCGGTTATTATGGCCCACAAGCAGGCGGTGTGCGGAAACGCGGAATTCGCGTGCGTCTACAGCTTCGAAGTCGACAATGATGAATTCAAGTTTACTTCAACCATTCCTCCGCCCCCCATGCTAAGATCGGCCCGCCAGCACGCCGTTTACTACTCCAGCCAAGTTCCAGGGGACGAGCCGAACATAGGCGGATCATACAAGATCAGATTTCCTGCCTCGTCGAAGATGCTAGGAGACACGGCGCTTCTTCGAGACAGTAAAGAGACCGATATTTTCCACGCTGACCCACTCTTATCGAGGCTTGAGTTAATCGTTCGCGATCTCATGCGTACCATGCCTGTAGCTGCGATCAGCTACGAGTCGGCGGAACTCGCGAACCCCAAAATGGTCCCTGATTCCCTGAAGCAATTTGCAAAGTCAATACTCTTGACGCTCGTTGATGAGAAACTACTGAGTGATGAAGACGGCAGATTTCGATACTGTTCGCCAGACGAGGCTACACGGGAGTGGTTCCTCGTAGTTACCGATATCTTGCACTCGCTCTTGGGGGTTCAATGGCATGACGCCGGGAAGTTTTCATTTAGAAGCAGCATGATTAATCGCTTCGTACGCGATAACTGGATTACCGTGCAGATTTACTTGTATATCTTTATGACCAGATGCCGCGGAACACCCCTCGAATCCCTCAAAACCATAATAAAGCCGTTGAACACAAGAATCCTCGAGATTTCAGACGGCAGGTGTGGGGTGATCGACCGCGAACTAATCATGGAGGGTGCGACTCTGGAGATAGGCAAGGGGATAACCTGGAATAAGGTAGAGCGTTAG
- a CDS encoding SDR family oxidoreductase, with protein MTGPQDLLLVGKQAVVCGSTQGIGRACAHRFATLGASVTLLARDAAALDQVRTELPTHDGIQHRTLVADFASPHSVKEAITRHVDATGTVHILLNNTGGPASGPIIEAAPEAFLRAIEMHVVCNQILLQAVLPGMKKAKYGRIVNIISTSVKEPIPGLGVSNTTRWAVAAWAKTTAGEVAPFGITVNNVLPGYTATGRLDALIQKKAQAAGTATDEVRDEMIGRIPMKRLATADEIAAAAAFLASPAASYITGVNLPVDGGRLGSL; from the coding sequence ATGACGGGGCCGCAAGATCTCTTACTCGTCGGAAAGCAGGCCGTCGTCTGCGGGAGCACCCAGGGCATCGGCCGCGCCTGCGCACACCGATTCGCCACTCTTGGCGCCTCCGTCACCCTGCTCGCTCGCGACGCCGCCGCGCTGGACCAAGTCCGCACAGAATTGCCCACGCATGACGGCATCCAGCACCGCACCCTCGTCGCCGATTTCGCTTCACCCCATTCCGTGAAAGAGGCCATCACGCGGCACGTCGACGCGACCGGCACGGTTCACATTCTACTGAACAACACGGGCGGGCCCGCTTCAGGCCCGATCATCGAGGCCGCACCAGAAGCATTCCTCCGCGCGATCGAAATGCACGTCGTTTGCAATCAGATACTCCTGCAAGCTGTCCTGCCCGGCATGAAAAAGGCAAAATACGGCCGCATCGTCAATATCATCTCCACGTCGGTGAAGGAGCCGATTCCGGGGCTCGGCGTCTCCAACACCACCCGCTGGGCTGTCGCCGCATGGGCCAAGACCACAGCCGGAGAGGTTGCTCCGTTCGGTATCACGGTCAACAACGTTCTTCCAGGATACACGGCAACGGGCCGGCTTGACGCGCTGATCCAGAAAAAGGCCCAGGCCGCCGGAACCGCGACTGACGAAGTTCGAGACGAGATGATCGGCCGTATCCCGATGAAGCGGCTCGCCACCGCCGATGAGATCGCCGCCGCAGCGGCCTTCCTCGCGTCACCGGCCGCTTCCTACATCACGGGCGTCAATCTGCCTGTCGATGGCGGTCGCCTGGGGAGCCTGTAA
- a CDS encoding aldehyde dehydrogenase yields the protein MIRIEHYINGELSPPRSGAYLDNIDPSTGHVYSLVPDGDAATVDAAVLAAESAFPAWSRTPADVRSSHLLRIADAIEHRLEEFALAECIDNGKPLSLTRSLDIPRAVKNFRFFATAILHARSETHVTDGLALNYTLRQPRGICGLISPWNLPLYLLSWKIAPAIATGNTAVAKPSEVTPMTAYLLSQVCRDVGLPPGVLNIVHGLGAKVGAAMTAHPGITTLSFTGGTVTGREVARSAAPLFKKVSLELGGKNPNIVFADAEMDKAVAESVRAAFANQGQICLCGSRIFVERSAYDEFVERFAAEAGRLRVGDPLEPGVDQGAIVSKAQFEKVNYYVKLAKEEGGKIVVGGSPPPPVNDRCRDGYFFSPTVITGLGPNCRVNQEEIFGPVATIIPFDAEDEVVAYANGTAYGLAATLWTQNLTRAHRLAERINSGTIWVNCWLIRDLRVPFGGMKQSGVGREGGDEALRFFTEPKNVCIAT from the coding sequence ATGATTCGCATTGAGCACTACATCAACGGTGAGTTGTCCCCGCCCCGCTCCGGCGCCTATCTCGATAACATCGATCCGTCCACGGGCCACGTCTATTCCCTCGTGCCCGACGGCGATGCCGCCACGGTGGACGCCGCCGTCCTGGCCGCCGAATCCGCCTTCCCGGCGTGGTCGCGCACGCCCGCCGACGTTCGCTCCAGCCATCTGCTGCGGATCGCCGACGCCATCGAGCATCGCCTCGAAGAATTCGCGCTGGCTGAGTGCATCGACAATGGCAAGCCCCTGTCACTGACACGCAGCCTGGACATTCCGCGCGCCGTCAAGAACTTTCGCTTTTTTGCCACGGCGATTCTGCACGCCCGCAGCGAGACCCACGTCACGGACGGACTCGCCCTCAACTACACCTTGCGACAGCCGCGCGGCATCTGCGGTCTCATTTCACCCTGGAATCTGCCTCTGTATCTCCTGAGCTGGAAAATCGCTCCGGCCATCGCGACGGGCAACACGGCGGTCGCCAAGCCGTCCGAAGTCACGCCCATGACGGCCTACCTCCTCTCGCAGGTCTGCCGCGATGTCGGACTCCCGCCCGGCGTCCTCAACATCGTGCACGGCCTCGGCGCCAAAGTGGGTGCGGCCATGACGGCACACCCGGGAATCACCACCCTCTCATTCACCGGCGGCACCGTCACGGGCCGCGAAGTCGCCCGCTCGGCAGCCCCGTTGTTCAAGAAAGTCTCGCTCGAACTGGGCGGCAAGAATCCGAACATCGTCTTCGCGGACGCCGAAATGGACAAGGCGGTCGCCGAGAGCGTGCGCGCCGCCTTCGCCAATCAGGGCCAGATCTGCCTGTGCGGATCACGGATTTTCGTCGAGCGCTCCGCGTATGACGAGTTCGTCGAACGATTCGCCGCCGAGGCCGGCCGCCTGCGCGTAGGTGATCCGCTGGAACCGGGTGTCGATCAAGGCGCGATCGTTTCGAAAGCTCAGTTCGAGAAAGTCAACTACTACGTCAAGCTGGCGAAGGAGGAAGGCGGGAAGATTGTGGTGGGCGGCTCGCCGCCGCCGCCCGTAAATGACCGCTGCCGCGACGGTTATTTCTTCTCGCCGACCGTCATCACCGGACTCGGGCCGAATTGCCGCGTGAATCAGGAGGAAATCTTCGGTCCCGTCGCCACGATCATTCCTTTTGATGCCGAGGACGAGGTGGTTGCATATGCCAATGGCACGGCATACGGCCTGGCCGCAACACTCTGGACCCAGAATCTTACCCGGGCCCACCGTTTGGCCGAGCGGATCAACAGCGGCACGATCTGGGTGAATTGCTGGCTGATTCGCGACTTGCGCGTACCCTTCGGCGGCATGAAGCAGAGCGGCGTCGGCCGAGAAGGCGGCGACGAAGCCCTGCGATTCTTCACGGAACCGAAGAACGTCTGCATCGCGACATGA
- the galE gene encoding UDP-glucose 4-epimerase GalE produces the protein MKVLVTGGAGYVGSHCIRSLMAAGHEVAVLDNLCSGHRAAVAPGARLFAFDLDDCVRLDALFDGERFDAVMHFAAFIEVGESVRQPLRFYHNNVAKTIDLLRVMQKHSVKRLVFSSTCAIYGTPERMPLTESMTPNPASPYARNKLAVEWMLADSAEAWGLGFAALRYFNAAGASDDGSIGEDHNPESHLIPNVLKVALGQREAVHIFGSDYPTPDGTCVRDYVHVDDLADAHALALDALSPGDRRFYNTGTGRGASVREVINAARVVTGHAIPIVESPRRAGDVPVLYADSSLVQRELGWRPRYTELKDIVASAWKWHASHPHGYGDRGG, from the coding sequence ATGAAGGTACTGGTTACGGGCGGCGCGGGTTATGTCGGAAGCCATTGCATTCGCTCTCTGATGGCGGCTGGACATGAAGTGGCCGTGCTCGACAACCTCTGCTCAGGTCATCGGGCGGCGGTGGCGCCGGGCGCGCGCCTGTTTGCCTTTGATCTGGACGACTGCGTCCGACTTGATGCGTTGTTCGATGGGGAACGGTTTGACGCCGTCATGCATTTTGCGGCGTTTATTGAAGTGGGCGAATCGGTCAGACAGCCACTGCGCTTCTATCACAACAACGTTGCAAAGACGATTGACCTACTACGAGTGATGCAGAAGCACAGCGTGAAACGCCTTGTGTTCAGTTCCACATGCGCGATCTATGGCACGCCCGAACGAATGCCTCTTACTGAAAGCATGACGCCGAATCCCGCGAGCCCGTATGCCCGGAACAAGCTGGCGGTCGAGTGGATGCTGGCTGATTCCGCCGAGGCATGGGGATTGGGTTTCGCGGCATTGCGTTACTTTAACGCGGCCGGTGCGAGCGACGATGGGTCGATCGGGGAAGATCACAATCCCGAATCGCATTTGATTCCGAATGTCCTGAAAGTGGCACTCGGTCAGCGCGAGGCCGTGCACATTTTCGGCTCGGATTACCCAACTCCCGACGGTACCTGCGTGAGGGATTATGTCCACGTGGATGATCTGGCGGACGCGCACGCCCTCGCGTTGGACGCGCTCTCGCCCGGCGATCGGCGGTTCTACAACACCGGCACCGGCCGCGGGGCGAGTGTGCGCGAGGTGATCAACGCTGCCCGCGTGGTGACGGGGCACGCGATTCCGATCGTGGAATCGCCTCGTCGCGCGGGAGATGTTCCCGTATTGTACGCCGATTCGTCGCTGGTGCAGCGGGAACTGGGCTGGCGTCCACGATATACGGAACTCAAGGATATCGTCGCCAGCGCCTGGAAATGGCACGCTTCGCACCCGCATGGGTACGGCGATCGTGGCGGTTAA
- a CDS encoding pyruvate, phosphate dikinase, which yields MPGRADTRAAERLDEHLTIYPHLTDRILRQLLFTLHEKGVVSIDQVYEEARAAAGRTTTAGVDPLNPNVANAPRGDLVERDLVNQITRRYVVENLRAHEIDEIVNLTLKREEADKLRAIVTLGSVSFRLLADTVRRFCALPEGELQLTPDEAMGIRVGLIRHLISDQLEFIAIAKKWLRIRDFEGIIERTIGPEAGMGRVGGKAAGMYLAATILSARRHGGTPDSATPAATSTYSPTGAPAESYALSMPESYYLRSDVIEDFIAFNGLGEYQNQKYKTSDEIHKEYRLIRSVFRNADFPSGIVDQLRNMLVKIGDHPLIVRSSSLLEDRFGTAFSGKYASLFVANQGSMDDRLSALLGAIAEVYASALGPDPLLYRREHDLIDYEEDMAVLIQKVVGKRFGPYFAPAFAGVAFSRNEYRWSPRIKKEDGLVRIVMGLGTRAVDRVAGESPRLAALGLPTLRFESSTNEILSNAQRTIDVINVETNRLESIRLEQLLEHAADFPMLDRCVSIRRDGMLVPPMGTYIDAPHRDLYITFDKLMNEGILPEQLRRILRKLEDTYGNAVDVEFAHDGERLYILQCRTLNQYGESEAVAIPTDVSDERVVFSANKFIRSGAVSQIEYVVYIDPRDYDMVPTREGRVEIARAIGRLNEKLTGRKFILIGPGRWGSNDIRLGVPVSYADINRASMLIEVAREKDGYVPEVSYGTHFFQDLVEARIVYLPLYPDDRRNRFNETFLSGSANCLSDLIPDAGTLGNVIRVIHVPSVAGGRFLRVDMNGNEDRALAYLVKP from the coding sequence ATGCCTGGCAGAGCGGACACGCGGGCAGCGGAGCGGCTGGACGAGCATCTGACGATTTATCCGCATCTGACCGATCGAATTCTGCGCCAGCTTCTCTTCACCCTCCATGAGAAGGGTGTTGTATCAATCGATCAGGTTTATGAGGAAGCGCGGGCGGCGGCCGGTCGTACGACGACCGCAGGCGTCGATCCGTTGAATCCGAATGTTGCCAATGCGCCGCGTGGAGATCTGGTCGAACGCGACCTCGTGAACCAGATTACGCGCCGGTACGTCGTGGAGAATCTTCGGGCGCACGAAATCGACGAGATTGTCAACCTGACATTGAAGCGGGAAGAGGCGGACAAGCTTCGCGCGATCGTCACGCTGGGTTCGGTGTCATTTCGACTTCTGGCCGATACGGTCCGCCGTTTTTGCGCACTGCCCGAAGGGGAATTGCAACTGACTCCCGACGAGGCGATGGGTATTCGCGTCGGGCTCATCCGGCATCTGATCAGCGATCAACTCGAGTTCATCGCAATTGCGAAGAAGTGGTTGCGCATCCGCGACTTTGAAGGGATTATCGAGCGCACGATCGGCCCTGAGGCGGGAATGGGCCGGGTCGGCGGCAAAGCCGCCGGAATGTACCTCGCCGCGACGATTCTCAGCGCACGGCGACATGGCGGTACGCCGGACTCCGCAACACCTGCCGCGACTTCGACCTATTCACCCACCGGCGCGCCGGCGGAAAGCTACGCGCTTTCGATGCCCGAATCGTACTACCTCCGTTCGGATGTGATCGAGGATTTCATCGCATTCAACGGACTGGGTGAATATCAGAATCAGAAATACAAGACGTCTGACGAGATTCACAAGGAATATCGACTGATTCGATCCGTGTTTCGCAACGCTGATTTTCCGTCCGGCATTGTCGATCAGTTGCGTAACATGCTGGTCAAGATTGGCGATCATCCACTGATCGTCCGGTCGAGCAGCCTGCTCGAAGATCGTTTCGGTACGGCATTCAGCGGGAAATACGCCAGTCTTTTCGTGGCCAACCAGGGATCGATGGACGATCGGCTCAGTGCGCTCCTGGGCGCGATTGCCGAAGTGTACGCCAGCGCGCTGGGGCCGGATCCGTTGCTCTATCGACGCGAGCACGATCTCATCGACTATGAAGAGGACATGGCGGTTCTGATCCAGAAGGTCGTCGGGAAACGATTCGGTCCTTACTTCGCACCGGCTTTTGCGGGCGTGGCATTCAGCCGAAACGAGTACCGATGGAGTCCGCGGATCAAGAAAGAGGACGGCCTGGTCCGAATCGTCATGGGCCTTGGAACGCGCGCCGTCGATCGGGTGGCCGGCGAATCGCCGCGGCTCGCGGCGCTGGGTCTGCCGACATTGCGCTTCGAGTCGAGCACGAACGAGATTCTATCCAACGCGCAGCGCACGATTGACGTAATAAACGTGGAGACGAATCGCCTGGAGTCGATCAGGCTGGAGCAGTTGCTTGAGCACGCGGCGGATTTTCCGATGCTTGATCGCTGCGTGTCGATTCGGCGCGACGGCATGCTCGTGCCGCCGATGGGGACTTACATCGACGCGCCGCATCGCGATTTGTACATTACGTTCGACAAGCTGATGAATGAAGGCATCCTCCCTGAACAGCTTCGACGAATCCTTCGAAAGCTGGAGGACACGTACGGAAATGCCGTGGACGTCGAGTTTGCGCACGACGGTGAGCGGCTCTACATTCTTCAGTGTCGCACACTCAATCAGTATGGAGAATCCGAGGCCGTGGCGATTCCCACGGATGTCTCCGACGAGCGCGTCGTTTTCAGTGCCAATAAGTTCATTCGCTCAGGCGCTGTATCTCAAATCGAATACGTCGTGTATATCGATCCGCGTGATTACGACATGGTGCCGACACGGGAAGGCCGCGTCGAGATTGCCCGCGCGATCGGACGTCTGAACGAGAAACTGACGGGCCGGAAGTTCATATTGATCGGCCCGGGCCGGTGGGGGAGCAATGACATCCGGCTTGGCGTTCCGGTTTCATATGCCGATATCAATCGAGCGAGCATGCTGATCGAGGTGGCGCGAGAGAAGGACGGGTATGTGCCCGAAGTGTCATACGGAACGCATTTCTTTCAGGATCTCGTCGAGGCCAGAATCGTTTACCTGCCTCTTTATCCGGATGATCGACGCAATCGATTCAATGAAACCTTCCTGAGCGGATCGGCAAACTGCCTTTCTGACCTCATCCCCGATGCAGGCACGCTCGGCAACGTCATACGCGTGATCCATGTGCCGTCGGTCGCGGGCGGGCGATTCTTGCGGGTGGATATGAACGGCAATGAGGACCGAGCGCTGGCCTATCTGGTGAAACCGTGA
- the rpsU gene encoding 30S ribosomal protein S21: protein MIKVKPRPGEPVQQLMRRLKKLCEREGVLREMKRTAYYEKPSDRNRRNSRKSKRRIQKTPGSF from the coding sequence ATGATCAAAGTCAAACCACGACCCGGTGAACCTGTTCAGCAACTGATGCGGCGGCTCAAGAAGCTCTGTGAACGCGAAGGTGTCCTTCGCGAGATGAAGCGAACAGCATACTACGAGAAGCCGTCGGATCGAAACCGGCGCAACAGCCGTAAGTCGAAGCGACGCATCCAGAAGACGCCGGGCAGCTTCTGA